Proteins encoded within one genomic window of Hermetia illucens chromosome 2, iHerIll2.2.curated.20191125, whole genome shotgun sequence:
- the LOC119649342 gene encoding clavesin-2, producing the protein MTSTKVLCNYHWNNDEILKKIPDDEEDLTVSEIAQKVARKELREDKMAREQCLHNLKSWLRKNDDVGNVRLDDRFLLRFLRVKKFSIPMAQQTILKYLNLRKTFPHMAANLDYLDPKVNSLISNGYLVPSPIRDKHGRRVIIAFSSKLNPKVYTSHDMARAHFITYETLLEDPENQILGFTHVGDFSGLTAAHITIWNPTEFARIIKWGEQSVPVRHKGIHLVNLPSSVKWILDFVKTRVSSKIKDRFFIYSNLKELHKQVDPACLPAEMGGKIPLKDMIESWKRELAAKRDLLLALDDMKLFSDRGIISSRDRNNNGNNDKGTNVYAAQLESIAGSFRKLEFD; encoded by the coding sequence ATGACGTCAACTAAGGTGCTCTGCAACTACCATTGGAACAACGACGAGATACTCAAGAAAATTCCAGATGACGAAGAAGATCTTACCGTATCAGAAATCGCTCAAAAAGTAGCTCGAAAAGAATTGCGGGAGGACAAAATGGCCCGAGAACAATGTCTACATAATCTTAAAAGCTGGCTTCGTAAGAACGATGATGTGGGCAATGTTCGTCTGGATGACCGCTTTCTCCTCAGATTCTTGCGGGTCAAAAAATTCAGCATACCCATGGCACAACAAACGATcctcaaatatttgaatttaaggAAAACATTCCCGCACATGGCTGCCAATCTGGACTATTTGGATCCCAAAGTGAACTCTCTCATCAGCAATGGATACTTGGTACCTTCTCCTATCCGGGATAAACACGGTCGGCGGGTTATAATCGCTTTTTCATCAAAGCTCAATCCGAAGGTGTACACAAGCCATGACATGGCCCGAGCCCATTTCATAACATACGAGACTCTTCTTGAAGATCCTGAAAATCAGATTCTTGGATTTACACATGTCGGCGATTTTTCAGGATTGACCGCTGCCCACATAACCATCTGGAACCCAACAGAATTCGCAAGAATTATAAAATGGGGTGAACAGTCAGTTCCAGTAAGACATAAGGGAATCCATCTGGTGAATCTACCATCCTCTGTAAAATGGATCCTTGATTTCGTCAAAACCAGAGTTAGTTCCAAAATAAAGGATCGATTTTTCATATACAGCAATTTGAAGGAGTTACACAAACAAGTCGATCCTGCTTGTTTGCCGGCTGAAATGGGTGGAAAAATCCCATTGAAAGATATGATCGAATCCTGGAAAAGAGAATTGGCTGCGAAAAGGGATCTTCTCCTGGCACTCGATGATATGAAACTATTCAGTGATCGCGGTATAATTTCAAGCCGTGATAGGAATAACAATGGCAATAACGATAAAGGGACGAATGTTTATGCAGCACAACTGGAGTCAATAGCAGGCAGCTTTCGGAAGTTGGAGTTCGATTGA
- the LOC119649343 gene encoding peptidoglycan-recognition protein SD-like isoform X1: protein MMAAGIHYQEVAHSAAGTSANTASQTWKTTPTAPVAIQIEPTERTPLIKKKVTFAEPPKASKCSIFLDFKMFLIGLLLIVGFSIATYLLIVDNQVPPVRYAVDLVSREAWSATPHAFMGTQMLNPANVMNVLITQTGGEDCYDMESCIRLLRLMEASQHSRNEEIPYNFMIGGDGEIYEGKGWSHLSGFPSMPQETSLVISFIGNFTKYEPPQDQLDAGKALLEEALKHGKLVPNYVLYGMQNLTISHEEGSALYADLSGWPHFDTILKVL, encoded by the exons CTGGTATTCATTATCAGGAGGTAGCGCATAGTGCAGCAGGGACATCAGCAAACACGGCTTCGCAGACATGGAAGACAACCCCTACAGCTCCGGTTGCAATTCAAATCGAGCCAACGGAAAGGACGCCTCTTATTAAAAAGAAAGTCACATTTGCGGAGCCGCCAAAGGCTTCCAAATGTTCTATTTTCTTGGACTTCAAAATGTTTTTGATTGGACTATTGTTGATTGTTGGATTTTCGATTGCCACCTATCTGCTTATTGTTGATA ATCAAGTTCCACCAGTTCGATACGCCGTTGACCTTGTTAGTCGCGAAGCATGGAGCGCGACCCCTCATGCCTTCATGGGGACTCAAATGTTGAATCCAGCGAATGTCATGAATGTCTTGATAACTCAGACAGGAGGAGAAGACTGCTATGATATGGAAAGTTGTATCCGTTTGCTAAGATTGATGGAG GCATCACAACACAGCAGAAACGAGGAAATCCCGTATAATTTCATGATCGGCGGTGATGGTGAAATTTACGAAGGAAAGGGTTGGTCACATTTAAGCGGATTCCCATCTATGCCACAGGAGACTTCTTTAGTTATAAGTTTTATAg gaaattttacaaaatatgaACCACCGCAAGACCAACTGGATGCTGGCAAGGCCCTTCTCGAGGAAGCATTAAAGCATGGAAAACTTGTTCCAAACTACGTATTATACGGCATGCAGAATTTAACAATTTCCCATGAGGAAGGGTCAGCTCTCTATGCAGATTTATCAGGATGGCCCCATTTTGATACAATCTTGAAAGTTCTCTAA
- the LOC119649343 gene encoding peptidoglycan-recognition protein SD-like isoform X2, with amino-acid sequence MTGIHYQEVAHSAAGTSANTASQTWKTTPTAPVAIQIEPTERTPLIKKKVTFAEPPKASKCSIFLDFKMFLIGLLLIVGFSIATYLLIVDNQVPPVRYAVDLVSREAWSATPHAFMGTQMLNPANVMNVLITQTGGEDCYDMESCIRLLRLMEASQHSRNEEIPYNFMIGGDGEIYEGKGWSHLSGFPSMPQETSLVISFIGNFTKYEPPQDQLDAGKALLEEALKHGKLVPNYVLYGMQNLTISHEEGSALYADLSGWPHFDTILKVL; translated from the exons ATGA CTGGTATTCATTATCAGGAGGTAGCGCATAGTGCAGCAGGGACATCAGCAAACACGGCTTCGCAGACATGGAAGACAACCCCTACAGCTCCGGTTGCAATTCAAATCGAGCCAACGGAAAGGACGCCTCTTATTAAAAAGAAAGTCACATTTGCGGAGCCGCCAAAGGCTTCCAAATGTTCTATTTTCTTGGACTTCAAAATGTTTTTGATTGGACTATTGTTGATTGTTGGATTTTCGATTGCCACCTATCTGCTTATTGTTGATA ATCAAGTTCCACCAGTTCGATACGCCGTTGACCTTGTTAGTCGCGAAGCATGGAGCGCGACCCCTCATGCCTTCATGGGGACTCAAATGTTGAATCCAGCGAATGTCATGAATGTCTTGATAACTCAGACAGGAGGAGAAGACTGCTATGATATGGAAAGTTGTATCCGTTTGCTAAGATTGATGGAG GCATCACAACACAGCAGAAACGAGGAAATCCCGTATAATTTCATGATCGGCGGTGATGGTGAAATTTACGAAGGAAAGGGTTGGTCACATTTAAGCGGATTCCCATCTATGCCACAGGAGACTTCTTTAGTTATAAGTTTTATAg gaaattttacaaaatatgaACCACCGCAAGACCAACTGGATGCTGGCAAGGCCCTTCTCGAGGAAGCATTAAAGCATGGAAAACTTGTTCCAAACTACGTATTATACGGCATGCAGAATTTAACAATTTCCCATGAGGAAGGGTCAGCTCTCTATGCAGATTTATCAGGATGGCCCCATTTTGATACAATCTTGAAAGTTCTCTAA